A region of Solanum dulcamara chromosome 7, daSolDulc1.2, whole genome shotgun sequence DNA encodes the following proteins:
- the LOC129895768 gene encoding transcription factor BEE 3: MADHQFNSDIQNFISNSPFSLLNLDSNIDFMNQFPDMMNIPCSSDMSSFNLQSSMEFSNENDFTQVAEFPGSLQEIFQGNIQQESKKEEINESKKRKISDTPESSSVYSSPAVSATGNKRRNNKGRGNRVKSDEKEEEKPREVVHVRAKRGQATDSHSLAERVRRGKINERLRCLQDIVPGCYKTMGMAGMLDEIINYVQSLQNQVEFLSMKLTAASSYYDFNSESDIFVSLQRAKAYEALKMQKMMKKEIECEVMSSNQVGPYGQNSGSYPMLPYNT, translated from the exons ATGGCTGATCATCAATTCAACTCAGacatacaaaattttattagtaattcaccattttctttattaaatttgGATTCGAATATCGATTTCATGAACCAATTTCCAGATATGATGAACATTCCATGTTCTTCAGAcatgtcaagtttcaatttacAGAGCTCAATGGAATTTTCTAATGAAAATGATTTCACTCAAGTAGCTGAGTTTCCAGGAAGTTTACAAGAAATTTTTCAAGGAAATATACAACAAGAaagcaaaaaagaagaaattaatgaaagcaaaaaaaggaaaattagtGATACTCCAGAAAGCAGTTCAGTTTATTCGTCCCCTGCAGTTTCTGCTACTggaaataaaaggagaaat AATAAAGGAAGAGGAAACAGAGTGAAAAGTGatgaaaaggaagaagagaaacCAAGAGAAGTGGTCCATGTTAGAGCCAAAAGAGGCCAAGCAACTGATAGTCACAGCTTAGCAGAAAGG GTTAGAAGAGGAAAAATTAATGAAAGACTTAGGTGTTTGCAAGATATTGTTCCAGGATGCTACAAG ACAATGGGCATGGCGGGAATGTTggatgaaattattaattacgTGCAATCCTTGCAAAATCAAGTCGAG TTCCTCTCCATGAAACTTACCGCAGCAAGCTCATACTACGACTTCAACTCGGAATCTGACATTTTTGTGTCATTGCAG AGAGCAAAGGCATATGAAGCACTAAAAATgcagaaaatgatgaagaaggAAATTGAATGTGAAGTGATGTCTTCAAATCAAGTTGGCCCTTATGGCCAAAATTCTGGAAGTTATCCAATGTTGCCATACAACACCTGA